A region of Vigna radiata var. radiata cultivar VC1973A chromosome 10, Vradiata_ver6, whole genome shotgun sequence DNA encodes the following proteins:
- the LOC106776287 gene encoding probable pre-mRNA-splicing factor ATP-dependent RNA helicase DEAH9, which yields MSQFWKPGTERPQGRVVDDEEGGLLFLFGSHHSSSARHGYASIEKQRQRLPVSKYRTAILYLVETHATTIIVGETGSGKTTQIPQYLKEAGWATGGRLIACTQPRRLAVQAVASRVAEEMGVKLGEEVGYTIRFEDVTKPDVTVLKFLTDGVLLREMMDDPLLTKYSVIMVDEAHERSISTDILLGLLKKIQRRRPELRLIISSATIEAKSMSDFFRMRKKRREIENKDHGPQVEPAILSVEGRGFNVQINYAEEPVQDYVQAAVSTTLLIHEREPAGDVLVFLTGQDDIDAAVQLLTDQVQTTGKHSSGLIVLPLYSGLPRADQELVFSQAPRGKRKVVISTNIAETSLTLEGIVYVVDSGFSKQRFYNPISDIENLVVAPISRASARQRAGRAGRVRPGKCYRLYTEEYFLNHMPNAGIPEIQRSNMVSCVIQLKALGIDNILGFDWPASPSAEAMIRALEVLYSLGILDDDAKLTSPTGFQVAEIPLDPMVSKMIIASSQLGCSEEIITIAAVLSVQSIWISGRGIQKESDEAKLRFAAAEGDHVTFLNVYKGFHQSGKSSQWCHKNYVNYHAMRKVLEVREQLKRIAKRIGLVLKSCESDMQLVRKAVIAGFFANACHLEAYSHDGMYKTLRGSQEVYIHPSSVLFRVNPKWVIYHSLVSTDRQYMRNVLTIDPSCLLDVAPHFYKLQQSNHLLF from the exons ATGTCGCAGTTCTGGAAACCCGGGACGGAGAGGCCACAGGGTCGCGTAGTCGACGATGAAGAAGGTGGTCTTCTCTTCTTGTTTGGTTCTCACCATTCCTCTTCCGCAAGACATGGCTACGCCAGCATCGAGAAGCAACGCCAGCGATTGCCTGTGTCCAAGTACCGCACCGCCATTCTCTACCTCGTCGAGACTCACGCCACAACCATCATCGTTGGCGAAACCGGCAGCGGAAAAACCACTCAAATTCCTCAG TACCTGAAAGAAGCAGGTTGGGCCACCGGTGGCAGACTCATTGCTTGCACTCAACCTAGAAGACTTGCCGTTCAG GCTGTTGCTTCCAGAGTTGCCGAAGAGATGGGAGTAAAGCTCGGTGAAGAAGTTGGTTACACGATAAGGTTTGAAGATGTAACCAAACCG GATGTAACAgtacttaaatttttaactgATGGAGTGCTCCTAAGGGAGATGATGGACGATCCTCTTTTGACCAAATATAG TGTTATAATGGTGGATGAGGCTCATGAAAGATCAATATCAACAGACATTTTGCTTGGACTATTGAAAAAG ATTCAACGTCGTCGACCAGAGTTGCGGTTGATTATCTCATCTGCTACTATTGAAGCAAAGTCGATGTCTGACTTCTTCCGCATGAG AAAGAAGCGCCGAGAGATTGAAAACAAGGATCATGGACCACAAGTGGAACCTGCAATCTTGTCAGTTGAG GGTAGAGGATTCAATGTACAAATTAATTATGCTGAGGAACCTGTCCAAGACTACGTTCAGGCTGCTGTTTCAACGACACTCTTGATCCATGAGCGG GAGCCAGCAGGAGACGTTCTAGTGTTCCTTACTGGCCAAGATGACATTGATGCAGCTGTTCAGTTACTCACTGACCAAGTTCAAACTACTGGAAAACACTCTTCTG GATTGATTGTTTTGCCTCTGTATTCAGGGCTTCCACGTGCTGATCAG GAGTTAGTGTTTTCTCAAGCTCCTCGTGGAAAGAGGAAAGTAGTAATTTCTACTAATATAGCAGAAACATCACTCACATTAGAG GGAATTGTCTATGTTGTTGACAGTGGGTTTTCTAAACAGCGGTTCTACAATCcg ATTTCTGATATTGAAAATCTGGTTGTGGCTCCAATATCTAGGGCTTCTGCTAGACAAAGAGCTGGTAGGGCTGGGCGAGTTCGACCAGGAAAGTGTTACAG GCTATACACAGAAGAATATTTTCTTAACCACATGCCTAATGCGGGAATTCCAGAGATACAGAGATCAAATATGGTCTCCTGTGTAATCCAG CTAAAGGCCTTGGGGATTGATAATATCTTGGGCTTTGACTGGCCAGCATCTCCCTCTGCTGAAGCAATGATCCGAGCACTAGAAGTTCTCTACTCACTTGGTATACTGGATGATGATGCTAAGCTGACTTCACCGACTGGATTTCAAGTTGCTGAGATTCCACTT GATCCGATGGTCTCAAAAATGATAATAGCTTCCAGTCAACTTGGGTGTTCAGAGGAGATAATCACCATTGCTGCTGTTCTTTCTGTCCAA TCTATCTGGATCTCAGGGAGAGGGATACAAAAGGAATCTGATGAAGCAAAATTGAGATTTGCTGCTGCCGAG GGTGACCATGTAACATTCCTTAATGTATACAAGGGATTTCATCAATCTGGTAAATCTTCACAGTGGTGTCACAAGAACTATGTAAACTATCATGCCATG AGAAAGGTTCTTGAAGTTAGAGAGCAACTCAAAAGAATTGCAAAGAGGATAGGACTAGTCTTGAAATCTTGTGAGAGTGATATGCAG TTAGTGAGAAAAGCTGTCATCGCCGGATTTTTTGCAAATGCGTGTCATCTAGAG GCATACAGTCATGATGGGATGTATAAGACGTTAAGAGGATCACAGGAGGTTTATATTCACCCATCGTCAGTGCTATTCAG AGTAAAtccaaaatgggttatttaccATTCTCTTGTATCAACTGATCGACAATACATGCGTAATGTCTTAACTATAGACCCCTCGTGCTTACTGGATGTTGCTCCTCACTTCTACAAGTTGCAACAATCTAATCATCTCCTTTTTTGA
- the LOC106775537 gene encoding glutamate receptor 2.7-like: MNFLFFYVLISLVLINVYQDEATTIDNQVISVGAIIDVNSRIGKEQQIAMDIAARSYNSTSKTYKLALYFRNSAENPLKAITLAEEMIDKQKVEVIIGMHRWSEAALVAEIGSQAQVPIIAFAEPTVTPPLMSNRWPFLVRMTRSDLSYIKCIVDIVKAFGWQRVVAIYEDDTYGGDYGMLALLSEALRDVSSSIDYHLVLPPISSLHEPGGFIREKLLKLLQTQSRVFIVLRSSLEMAIHLFKEASKMGFVDKESAWILPESITNVLDSVNKSAISYMDGALGIKTYYSEISTEYQDFEAEFRRTFWSKNVEEDNRYPGFYALQAYDSIKIVTQAVDRMTSRNTRSSKSLLGEILRSSFLGLSGRIQFEDGKLQQTSILRMVNVAGKSYKELCFWSEQYGFTKNLPTGKGGHSSAGNTECFSAVRWPGNLKSDPKGWNMPTKQNPMKIAVRNRTSFSKFVKVDYDYEGNPAIYSGFCIDIFKGVLDLLGYDLPYDYYPIDGTYNDLVQLVYNKSYDAVVGDMTILEERMQYVDFTVPYAESGLTMVVPSKSKESAWMFTKPFTWEMWMVTGAILIYTMLAVWYLEKESNPEFHGNWGSQISTALWFTFSSLFFAHREKMQSNLTRIVMVSWLLLVLILNSSYTANLSSMLTVKQLELNVPNIQFLKRNNKTIGCDGDSFVRSFLEKVEGFPPGNIKNITDEYTYDDFFQNSSIAAAFLELPYEKVFITEYCNKYTGSTPRTRFGGLGFMFQKGSPVARDVSKAILHMSENAELKRLEEKWLISSGKCSNTTSDANNTDSLKLRSLWILYVISGATSTICLLLSTIQSLVKSCQQRQRVAPEGNDTPNYQNAWEKVIAHVKQIYNKKINNSRETRTQVITDFLPVSEISMLPSPSPGSHMTTQT, encoded by the exons AtgaattttctcttcttttatgtACTCATCTCCCTTGTTCTTATTAATGTCTACCAAGATGAAGCTACAACTATAGACAACCAAGTTATATCTGTTGGGGCAATCATTGATGTGAATTCTCGCATTGGGAAAGAACAGCAAATAGCCATGGACATTGCAGCTCGAAGTTACAATAGCACTTCAAAGACATACAAGTTGGCTCTATATTTTCGGAACTCCGCCGAGAATCCTCTTAAAGCCATCACTCTTG CTGAAGAGATGATTGATAAGCAAAAGGTGGAAGTGATTATCGGGATGCACAGATGGTCAGAAGCAGCTCTAGTGGCTGAAATAGGAAGCCAAGCTCAAGTTCCTATTATAGCATTTGCAGAACCCACCGTTACCCCGCCGTTGATGAGTAATAGGTGGCCTTTTCTGGTGAGAATGACTAGGAGCGATTTATCATATATCAAATGCATTGTAGATATAGTGAAAGCTTTTGGTTGGCAGAGAGTAGTTGCTATCTATGAAGATGATACATATGGAGGTGACTATGGCATGCTAGCACTGCTATCTGAGGCTCTCCGGGATGTGAGTTCATCGATTGATTATCACTTAGTTCTTCCACCTATTTCTTCTCTGCATGAACCAGGAGGGTTTATACGTGAAAAACTGTTGAAGTTGTTGCAAACCCAATCTCGCGTTTTCATTGTGCTGCGATCTTCATTAGAAATGGCTATCCATTTGTTTAAAGAAGCCTCAAAAATGGGATTCGTGGACAAAGAATCAGCATGGATACTTCCAGAGAGCATAACAAATGTGCTGGACTCTGTCAACAAGTCTGCTATTTCCTATATGGATGGAGCTTTAGGAATCAAAACGTACTACTCCGAAATAAGCACTGAGTACCAAGATTTTGAGGCTGAATTCCGGAGAACATTTTGGTCCAAGAATGTCGAGGAAGATAACCGCTACCCCGGATTTTATGCATTGCAAGCATATGATAGCATTAAAATTGTGACCCAAGCAGTAGACAGAATGACCAGTAGAAACACTAGGAGCTCAAAGAGTTTACTTGGAGAAATACTGCGTAGCAGTTTTCTTGGTTTAAGCGGTCGTATTCAATTCGAAGATGGGAAACTCCAGCAGACTTCTATTTTAAGGATGGTAAATGTGGCCGGGAAGAGTTACAAGGAACTTTGCTTTTGGAGTGAACAATATGGCTTCACCAAAAACCTCCCTACAGGAAAAGGTGGACATTCTAGCGCTGGTAATACAGAATGTTTCAGTGCTGTTCGGTGGCCTGGCAATCTGAAAAGCGATCCAAAAGGCTGGAATATGCCTACTAAACAAAATCCTATGAAAATTGCAGTTCGAAACAGAACCTCTTTTTCCAAGTTTGTCAAGGTTGATTATGATTATGAGGGCAATCCTGCAATATATAGTGGATTTTGTATCGATATTTTTAAGGGTGTGCTCGACCTTTTGGGGTATGACTTGCCATACGATTATTATCCTATTGATGGAACCTATAATGATTTGGTTCAGCTTGTCTATAACAAG AGTTATGATGCCGTAGTTGGGGACATGACCATACTAGAAGAAAGAATGCAGTATGTGGATTTTACAGTGCCATATGCAGAATCAGGATTGACAATGGTAGTTCCATCAAAGTCTAAAGAATCGGCATGGATGTTCACAAAGCCCTTTACCTGGGAAATGTGGATGGTTACGGGTGCCATCTTGATTTACACAATGTTAGCAGTTTGGTACCTTGAGAAGGAATCCAATCCCGAGTTTCATGGCAATTGGGGCAGCCAAATCAGCACAGCTCTTTGGTTTACCTTCTCCTCTTTGTTTTTCGCTCACA GGGAAAAAATGCAGAGCAACTTAACTCGCATCGTGATGGTCTCATGGCTCTTGCTAGTTCTGATCCTTAACTCATCCTACACTGCTAACCTTTCTTCAATGCTCACGGTTAAACAACTGGAATTGAATGTCCCAAATATTCAGTTCTTGAAGAGGAACAACAAGACAATTGGTTGCGATGGTGACTCATTTGTTAGGTCGTTCTTAGAGAAAGTAGAAGGGTTCCCACCTGGgaacataaaaaatatcactGATGAATACACGTATgatgatttttttcaaaatagcaGCATAGCAGCTGCCTTTCTTGAACTCCCATACGAAAAGGTATTCATCACTGAATACTGTAACAAATACACCGGCTCCACTCCCAGAACCAGATTTGGAGGACTGGGCTTT ATGTTCCAGAAAGGGTCGCCAGTGGCCAGAGACGTGTCAAAAGCTATATTACATATGTCAGAGAATGCAGAGCTGAAGAGGTTGGAGGAGAAGTGGTTGATTAGCTCCGGCAAGTGCTCCAACACGACCTCCGACGCCAACAATACGGATAGTTTGAAGCTGAGAAGTTTATGGATTTTATATGTCATCTCTGGTGCTACTTCCACCATTTGTCTGCTACTATCAACCATCCAATCTCTGGTAAAATCCTGTCAGCAACGCCAACGCGTGGCACCAGAAGGCAATGACACCCCAAATTATCAAAATGCGTGGGAAAAGGTGATTGCACATGTAAAACAGATTTACAACAAAAAGATCAATAATTCAAGAGAGACACGGACACAGGTTATTACTGATTTTCTTCCAGTGTCTGAAATTTCAATGCTCCCTTCTCCATCACCAGGGTCACACATGACAACACAGACATAG
- the LOC106774960 gene encoding glutamate receptor 2.7-like, with translation MNFQTQTSKAVSNVLLRHSLTIFVLLIGAQVAYSFQNTIVGVVIDVNSKTGEQQRMAMQIAAQRFNNYSQNHYINLFFRDSGGIPLQAASSAEELIIKKKVEVILVMGTWQEATLVADQGNSAQIPIISFSSPPMTPPASMQHRWPFLIQMAKDQAAQINCIADIIHEFNWRKVIAIYEDNPYSGDSEMLSLFSEALQKGDSQIEKRLVLPSFTSLSDPKGFVLTELLKLLPLQSRVFVVLQATFPMITHLFREAKKIGLLGKDSAWIMNEGITSMLDFANKSVLSSMEGALGIKTYYSTSSLSYKQLQEDFQTEHAKPGSDALQAYDSVTLITKALERMNGKSSNSRVFLEKLLSSDFNGLSGNIRFKDGHLFNTPVLRVINVVNKEYKELDFWTPKFKFGKSLKILKDRETKDDYATNISLGPVVWPGGLTSAGPKGWKLPTNAEPLKVAIPINPAFENFLKEGPPKKYDGFCIRLFLEIIKILSDKYGDIPYEFESFNESYDKLLLNVITKSHDAIVGDLTILANRSKDVSFTQPYTDSSLSVIFPIETEGSMWLFMKPFSWEMWLATICILIYTMFTLWFLEHEFNPDFGGPLENQISTTLWFAFSSLFFAHRERIRSNSARVAVGAWLFLVFVINSSYTANLSSMLTVKRWSRRDIEWLKQNKLSVGCENQSSFVKNYMIDVYKFHPNQIINVHGEHDIIDKFKSKKMHALFFESPYERVFLNKYPRDYTAITAAYKFGGLGFAFQKGSPMAKEFSEAILELAENGKLKSLEEQWLTPPQCSNSNCSPETEGLALSNFWILYVMCAFICTICVVLSASSQT, from the exons ATGAATTTTCAAACCCAAACTTCCAAAGCGGTATCAAATGTTTTGCTTCGGCATTCTCTAACAATCTTTGTTCTCCTCATTGGAGCTCAGGTTGCCTACAGTTTCCAAAATACAATTGTTGGCGTGGTCATTGATGTCAATTCAAAGACAGGAGAACAACAGAGAATGGCCATGCAAATTGCAGCTCAACGTTTCAATAATTATTCACAGAACCACTATATAAACCTTTTCTTCCGCGACTCTGGTGGAATTCCATTACAAGCAGCTTCATCTG CTGAAGAACTAATCATTAAGAAAAAAGTTGAAGTCATTCTTGTCATGGGGACATGGCAAGAAGCAACTCTAGTTGCTGACCAGGGAAACAGTGCTCAAATTccaattatttcattttcttctcccCCAATGACCCCTCCTGCTTCAATGCAACATCGTTGGCCATTTCTGATTCAAATGGCAAAAGATCAGGCTGCACAAATAAATTGCATTGCAGATATTATCCATGAGTTCAATTGGCGGAAGGTTATAGCTATATATGAAGACAACCCTTACAGTGGTGATTCTGAAATGTTAAGCCTCTTTTCTGAGGCTCTCCAAAAGGGTGACTCACAGATAGAGAAACGGTTAGTTCTTCCATCGTTCACATCTTTATCTGATCCGAAAGGGTTTGTTCTGACCGAATTGCTTAAGCTTTTGCCACTGCAATCTCGTGTTTTTGTTGTACTTCAAGCAACATTCCCAATGATAACCCATTTGTTCAGAGAAGCTAAGAAAATTGGATTGTTGGGGAAAGATTCAGCTTGGATAATGAACGAGGGGATCACAAGTATGTTAGACTTTGCAAACAAATCTGTTTTGTCCTCTATGGAAGGTGCTTTAGGAATCAAAACCTATTATTCTACAAGTTCTCTTTCTTATAAACAATTGCAGGAAGATTTCCAAACTGAGCATGCAAAACCAGGATCAGATGCATTACAAGCTTATGATAGCGTTACATTAATCACAAAGGCCTTGGAGAGAATGAATGGGAAATCTAGTAATTCAAGGGTGTTCTTGGAAAAATTGTTATCTAGCGATTTCAATGGTTTAAGTGGTAATATAAGATTCAAAGATGGTCATCTATTCAACACTCCGGTGTTGAGAGTGATAAACGTGGTTAACAAGGAATACAAGGAACTAGATTTTTGGACCCCGAAATTCAAGTTCGGTAAATCTCTTAAAATACTGAAAGACAGAGAAACAAAAGATGATTATGCTACAAATATCTCACTTGGTCCAGTGGTTTGGCCAGGAGGCCTAACTTCTGCTGGTCCAAAGGGATGGAAACTGCCCACTAACGCAGAACCTTTAAAAGTGGCAATTCCTATAAACcctgcttttgaaaattttctgaAGGAAGGCCCTCCAAAGAAATATGATGGTTTCTGTATTCGTCTTTTCCTTGAGATAATAAAAATTCTGAGTGACAAGTATGGTGACATTCCCTATGAATTTGAGTCCTTCAATGAATCCTATGATAAACTTCTACTGAATGTAATAACCAAG TCCCACGATGCCATTGTCGGGGATTTAACAATACTCGCCAACCGATCAAAGGATGTGTCGTTCACTCAACCATACACTGATTCGAGCTTATCAGTTATATTTCCAATAGAGACTGAAGGATCGATGTGGTTGTTTATGAAACCCTTTAGCTGGGAAATGTGGCTTGCTACTATTTGCATTCTCATCTACACAATGTTCACTTTATGGTTCCTGGAGCATGAGTTCAATCCAGATTTTGGTGGTCCATTGGAAAATCAGATCAGCACCACACTGTGGTTTGccttttcttctctattttttgCTCATA GGGAGAGAATAAGAAGCAACTCTGCACGAGTAGCAGTTGGTGCATGGCTTTTTCTTGTGTTTGTAATAAACTCAAGCTACACTGCCAACCTTTCCTCAATGCTAACTGTAAAACGATGGTCACGAAGAGATATTGAGTGGCTAAAGCAAAACAAGTTATCAGTTGGTTGTGAAAACCAGAGTTCCTTTGTAAAGAACTACATGATAGATGTGTATAAGTTCCatccaaatcaaataataaacgTTCATGGAGAACATGACATTATAGATAaattcaaaagcaaaaaaatgCATGCTCTCTTTTTTGAAAGCCCGTATGAGAGGGTTTTCTTGAACAAGTACCCCAGGGATTACACTGCAATTACAGCTGCCTATAAATTTGGAGGACTTGGCTTT GCATTTCAAAAAGGATCTCCCATGGCTAAAGAATTTTCTGAAGCCATTTTAGAACTAGCAGAAAATGGAAAACTAAAATCTTTGGAAGAGCAATGGTTGACTCCTCCCCAATGCTCAAACTCAAACTGTTCTCCAGAAACTGAAGGCCTGGCCCTCTCCAACTTCTGGATTCTCTATGTCATGTGTGCTTTCATATGCACTATCTGCGTGGTGCTGTCTGCCAGCAGCCAAACATAA
- the LOC106775474 gene encoding D-aminoacyl-tRNA deacylase, whose amino-acid sequence MELQLVWPFRCRVPRVGAGGVSRGIRIGSARVRRKTVKAMRAVVQRVASASVEVEGRIVSEIGPGLLVLVGIHDTDSDADADYICRKVLNMRLFTNENSGKAWDHSVMQKNYQVLLVSQFTLYGFLKGNKPDFHVAMAPQRAKPFYASLVERFRSAYNSDAIKDGVFGAMMKVNLVNDGPVTMQLDSQTSKNTVDATEP is encoded by the exons ATGGAACTGCAATTGGTGTGGCCGTTTAGGTGTAGGGTTCCACGTGTGGGAGCAGGAGGCGTAAGCAGAGGAATACGAATTGGGAGCGCCAGAGTGAGAAGAAAAACAGTGAAGGCAATGCGAGCGGTGGTTCAGCGAGTGGCCTCTGCCTCCGTCGAGGTCGAGGGCCGCATAGTCTCCGAGATTGGCCCCGGCCTTCTAGTCCTCGTTGGAATCCACGACACCGATTCCGACGCGGACGCTGATTACAT ATGCCGAAAGGTCTTGAATATGAGGCTGTTTACAAATGAAAATTCGGGTAAAGCGTGGGACCACAGCGTAATGCAGAAAAATTATCAGGTTTTGTTGG TGAGTCAGTTTACGTTGTATGGATTCTTGAAGGGTAACAAGCCGGACTTTCACGTTGCGATGGCGCCTCAGAGAGCAAAACCATTCTATGCCTCTTTGGTTGAGAGGTTTAGAAGCGCCTATAATTCTGACGCAATCAAGG ATGGTGTATTTGGAGCAATGATGAAG GTAAATCTGGTCAACGATGGACCAGTCACCATGCAGCTTGATTCACAAACATCCAA GAATACCGTTGATGCAACAGAGCCTTAA
- the LOC106775146 gene encoding GDSL esterase/lipase At5g45950, whose amino-acid sequence MEYLVLKIMILATIPFYSLAVEIPLVRQVALKYNVSCILVFGDSSVDSGNNNALHTTMKSNFLPYGKDFFHSRPTGRFSNGRLATDFVAEAVGYRKVIPPFLDPNLKPEDLEYGVSFASAATGFDDYTAEVSNVLSVSKQLEYFAHYKIHLRREVGEERAEFITRNALYIISMGTNDFLQNYFLEPTRPKQFSLEEFENFLLSRFAKDVKEMHRLGARRLIIVGVLPLGCIPLIKTIRGAEGCDKSLNSVAHAFNAKLLQQLNILKTKLGLRTALVDVYGMIQRAVTNPKQYGFVEGSKGCVGTGTIEYGDSCKGVNSCSDADKYVFWDAVHPTQKMYKLIAEEAIASFVTNFF is encoded by the exons ATGGAGTACTTGGTACTGAAAATCATGATACTCGCCACAATTCCATTCTATTCACTTGCTGTGGAAATTCCTCTAGTAAGGCAAGTGGCTTTAAAGTATAATGTGTCTTGCATACTGGTTTTTGGAGATTCTAGTGTTGATTCTGGCAACAACAATGCTCTTCACACCACAATGAAAAGCAACTTTCTTCCCTATGGCAAGGACTTCTTTCACAGCCGCCCAACAGGAAGGTTTAGCAATGGAAGACTTGCAACAGACTTTGttg ctGAAGCAGTGGGGTATAGAAAGGTGATTCCACCGTTTCTGGACCCTAATTTGAAGCCGGAAGATCTTGAGTATGGTGTTAGTTTTGCATCAGCAGCCACAGGTTTTGATGATTACACAGCAGAAGTTTCG AATGTTTTGTCTGTTTCGAAACAATTGGAGTATTTTGCGCATTATAAGATCCACTTGAGAAGAGAGGTGGGTGAAGAAAGAGCAGAATTCATTACAAGAAATGCCTTGTATATTATCAGTATGGGTACAAATGATTTCCTCCAGAATTATTTCTTGGAACCTACACGCCCTAAGCAATTCAGCTTGGAAGAATTTGAGAATTTCTTGCTCTCTCGCTTCGCCAAGGACGTTAAG GAAATGCATAGACTTGGGGCAAGGAGGTTGATCATTGTAGGAGTCCTCCCTCTGGGATGCATTCCACTTATCAAGACAATTAGAGGTGCGGAAGGCTgtgataaaagtttaaatagTGTTGCTCATGCATTCAATGCAAAATTATTACAGCAATTAAACATCCTGAAGACAAAGCTGGGCTTAAGAACTGCTTTGGTTGATGTTTATGGCATGATCCAACGTGCAGTCACCAATCCTAAACAATATG GATTTGTCGAAGGTTCGAAAGGATGTGTTGGAACAGGGACAATAGAATATGGTGATTCATGCAAAGGGGTGAATAGTTGTTCGGATGCAGACAAATATGTATTCTGGGATGCTGTTCATCCAACGCAGAAAATGTACAAGTTAATAGCTGAAGAGGCCATTGCATCTTTTGTTACTAATTTCTTTTGA